The following nucleotide sequence is from Halorussus caseinilyticus.
TAGCCCATGATTCCGAGGACTGACTTGCCGCGAAACGACACTACTCACCACGTATTTCTTTTATGAAACAGGAGTGGGACCGAGACGTTTTGCTAGGGGAACTGGGGACAGTCGATTCGACTGACGGAATCTAATTTGAGGGCGTGACGTTTCATCCAGCCTTCTTCGACGCCCATCTGATACGTCGCTTTACAATATTCTTCGTCCGTCAGTATCTCGTCTCTGCGTAAGCGTTCGAACGCGTAGTTCGGGAGGTCGATACGCGTGTCGAGTGCCGCCCCACCTACATCCTCTTTTAAACGCTGAAAACGCTCGATAGCGTCGAAGTCGAACAGGAGGACGAATTTCACGTCCTCGGGATGATTTCTGAAGATGGTCTCTAGGCTTCGTTCCCCTTGATTCTCTACCCCCGATTCGTACGGTTCGACGAAGCGAACGTCCGGATTCCGATTTTCCCGAAGTAATTGCAGATACTTCTCGCACGCTCTTTTCTGGAAGAAATCGTCGCAACTGCTCTTTTGACGCTTGACTTCTTCGTTACACACGTTCGACGTTTCCATCTGAAGCGTCTGGAAGACGACTGACGCGTAGTTCGTCTTGCAGTACGCGACGAGACTACTTGTATCTACTAAAAGCGGCTTTACCTCACGGCAACTCATCGCCAAGCAGTAATAAAGGCAGTTACAAGTACCTGACTACTTAGAAGAGACCTGACGCAGAACCACCGTCAACGGTACAGTTCGTCGGACTCAACCTCGGGTTCGGGTTGAGAACGAAGTACGTCCTCAACGTTCGAGAGTTGACGAACGTCGTCCCACTCGCTCCCGAAGAATCTACGGGCCTCCTCTTCGGTAATATCGCCCGCACGGAGGGCATCGTACACTTCCGGTTTTGTGTCCGGGAGTTCGGTGGTTTGGGTCATCTATAGTGCACTTATGGCCACACACAGTTATAAAATTTTTCTATTTTTAAACATCTGCCGCGCTATAGGCAACACGGGTCGATAACGAGCGAAGCACGACGGAGCGAAAAACGATTCGGGAGTAGTCCCACCAGGATTCGAACCTGGGTCGAAGCCCCCAGAAGGCTTCAGGATTGGCCACTACCCCATGGGACTCTGCACTCTCCGATACTCGCCGGGGGAATGTAAGCGTTGCGCGTTGGCTCTCGCGTGGCAACTTTTCACACCCTCTCGCGGGGAGTTCGCCGGAAGTGCATAAACCAACACCTATTTGCTCCCGAAGTACGCACGTTCTTGTATGTACATCGGACGATTCGTCGTCGTCGGACCCGAAATCGCGGCGTACCGCGTCTCCTCGCGGTCGTTCCCGAACCGGAAGATTATCGAGCGCGATTCGGCGCTGACCGTCGCGCCGACCGAAGACGCCCCCGAGACGGACAACCCCTACATCTCGTACAACTGCGTCCGGACCGCCGACGCCGCGGCGGTCGTCGGCAACGGGTCGCACGTAGACCCCATCACCGAGAAACTCGAACTCGGCTATCCCGCGCGCGACGCCCTCGCGGAGAGTCTGCTGGCACTCGACTACGAGAAGGACGATTACGACACGCCGCGAATCGCCGGGACCGTCGGCGACGACGGGGCCTACGTCGGCATCGTGCGCAAGGACGCCCTGCTGGTCCGCGAGGTGTCGGAACCGACGCTGGTGGCGACCTACGGGCGAGACGCCCCCGAAGCGTTCGACTTCGCGGCCGAAACCGCAGACGAGGCCGCGGCCGACGCCTACGAACTCGACTTCGAGCATCCGGTCTGCGCCGCCGGGGTCGCGCGGACCGACGACGGGTTCGAGTTCGCCGTCGAGAACCGGAATTAAGTCCGGGGCGTCCCAAGTACGGGGTATGAAAGTCGGCGTTCTCTCCGATATTCACTCGAACCGGGTCGCGTTCGAGGCGGTCTTGGACGACATGCCGGACGTGGACGAACTCGTCTGCGCGGGCGACGTGGTAGGGTACAACCCGTGGCCCGCCGAGTGCGTCGAGATGGTCCGCGAACGCGAGATTCCGACGGTGATGGGCAACCACGACCGGGCGGTAGCCTCGGGCACGGCGTTCCGGTTCAACGCGATGGCGAAAGCGGGCGTCGAACACGCCCGCGAACGCCTGACCGACGACCAGTTGGACTGGCTAGACGGTCTGCCGAACGAACGTCGGTTGTTCGACGGCCGGGTGAAAGTCGTCCACGGCCACCCCGACGACCCCGACCACTACACGATGCCCAGCGAGTTCTCCCCGAGGTTGCTCGGCGACGAGGACGTGTTAGTGATGGGCCACACGCACGTCCAGCACACCGAACGGTACGCCGAGGGCGTCGTGATGAACCCCGGAAGCGTGGGCCAACCCCGCGACGGCGACCCGCAGGCGGCCTACGCGGTTCTCGACGTGGACGACCTGACGGTCGAAGAGCGCCGCGTGGCGTACGACATCAACGCCGTCCAATCGGAAGTCGAGGCGGTCGGACTCCCGACCAGAATCGGGGCGCGACTCGAAGACGGGAAGTGAAGTCGAGGGCAGAAAGAAACAAAAACATTTCTAAAAGCAATATTTTGTTGTCTCAGATGCAGGTATAGTAGTTCGGAACCGTCGGGACCCCGAAAAAGGCGCGACCCGGAACTCCGTCACTGCTTTGAGGTCGCCCGCCAAAGCCCGAACCATGCGAATCGAGTTCGACCGCGACACCTGCACCGGGATGTTCCAGTGTACCGCCGAGTGGGACGCCTTCGAGGAGAACCGCGACGACGGCAAGGCCGACCTCGTGGACGCCGAGGAGGAAGACGACGACGTGTTCGTGCGCGAGGTGCCCGAGGACGCCGAGTTCGACGCGAAGATGGCCGCGCGGGTCTGCCCGGTGGACGCCATCAGGGTCTACGACGACGACGGCGAGCAACTCGTCCCCTGAGTTCGCTCTGGCGTCGCTCAGCGACGCCAGAGCGTATCAGTAGTTCCAGACGAAACGGAGGGGTTCGCGGGAGCGAAAGCGGTGGTCGCGGGACGGAATCGGGTACAAAAACGGTCGTGCGGGCCGAAGGAAAGTCCGCGAATCGAACTGCGGTGGTGTTACTCGGTCGTAGACTCCTCGACGCTCTCGCCGTCGTCAGCGTCGGGATATAGCTGTTCCTCCCAGCCGGGTTCTGTGTATGTCCCCCAGTTCATTTGACAACACCAGTTCGTTCGCCGTAGAGGCCTAAAATCGTTTCGCAGACCGCAAAATCATCGTGTGAGACATTCACGCAAACGTCTTCTCGGCCCACTTCACCGCGTACTCCGGGCCGTGGCTCCGGTAGGCTTCGGTGTCGAGCGCCGCGAACGGCGCGGGGAGTTTCAGACCGTGTTTCACCGCGGCGCAGGCGAACTCCGCGGCGTCCGCGAAGTCGGTCTCGTCGCGCGCCATCGACGCCGGAAGCCCCTCCAGACGCGGTTCGATGCGCTCGCCAGCGTCCTGCCACGCCGCGAACAGGCGCGGGTGGTCGTCGTCCCACCCGGCGAACACCTCGCGGGTGTGGAGTCCGAGGTAAGCGTCGTAGAGCGCCGCCGCGATTTGATAGACGCTCCCGCCGTCGAACGGGAGCGCGGCGTCTAGCGCGAGGTACTGGTCCTCGAAGAATCCGAGGAAGTGTTCGGGGAGTCCGGTGCCGATTTCGACCAGCGCCTCGGCTATCAGGAAGTCCACGAAGTCGTCGGGCGACCCCTGCACGCGGGCCTTCACGAACGCGACCGGCGGGTCGGTCTGGCGCGTCCACGCCACGCTCCCGTCGCCGGGCATCCCAACGGTGAAGTCCGTCGAGGCGAACCGCCGGAGGAGTTCCGGCGCGTCCTCGGGTAGCCACTCTTCGGGGTAGGTGAGGGGGTCGAGGGCGTCCACGAGCAAGCCGAGGTCCTCCGCTCGCTCGGGTGCCAGCGTCTCGAAGTCCGACCCCGAGTCGAGGACCAGCGCCTCGGGAGCGTGAGACTCGCGGACCGCCGCGACCTCTTCGGACGGCGACCGTTCTTCGAACATCAGGCGGCGAGCCAGAGGTTCGCCAGCAGTGCGACCGACAGAACCGTGACGATACCGACCGTTGCGACGACGATTTTGGTTGCCTTGCTCATGTTCGGTCGTTCGGGCGCGAGCGTTTAAAACTGTCAGGTTTGGGTCGGCGGATTCGGTCCGAGCGTCGTCCGTCTCGGACGACGCTCGGGATGGAGGTCGGTCGGGCAGAGGACGGCCGGACAGAGGGCGGTCGGGCGTCGTCCGCCGGGTCAGTCCGCCTCGGTCCCGGCCCCGATGTCGGACTCGCGGGCGATTCGTTTCCACTCGCCGGTCCAGAACCTGAAGACGTTGACCCCCGCCCGGAGGTACATGTCGCCGAGGATGGAGACGTAGATTGCGGCCAGTCCCCACCCGAGTCCCGGCGCGAACTGCCAGTCGGCGACCGAGAAGAGGACGACGCCGGGCGCGACGGCGAGGAGTGACACCGGGAGTTTGAAGAGGTACGTCCCGGCGAACGCACCGTAGAAGGGCCATCGCGTGTCGCCAGCACCCCGAAGTCCTCCGCGCATCGTCCGCGAGACGCTGAACGCCGCGACACCCAGACCGAACACGCGGACGAAGGTGACGGTCATCTCGACGTGTTCGGTCCCGAACGACACCGCGACGGGCCGGGCCGCCGCGACCAGCGCCGCGCCGATGAGCAGTTGGGTCACGAGCGCGATGCGGAGCGTCTGCCACCCGTACTCGGTGGCTTCGTCGTCTTCGCCCGCACCGATTGACTGGCCGACCAGCGTCGAGGAAGCCGTCGAGTAGCCCCACGCGGGCATCAGCGCGAGCAACATGACCCGCCGACCGATGGCGTAGGCCGCGACGACCGGTGTTCCCAGCGTCGTCAGGACCAGCAGGAAGGGGAACCGCCCGAGCGTCCGCGAGAGGCGGGTCCCCGCCAGCGGCGCACCGACCCGGACGATTTCGCCCGCAATCGACCAGTCCCACTGCTTGCCTCCGAGTCGAAGTCGAACCGAGTAGCGACCCGAGAGAAGCGCCACCGTGAAGATGACCGCCGCGAGGACGTTGGCGATGGCGGTTCCCCACGCCGCGCC
It contains:
- a CDS encoding IMP cyclohydrolase → MYIGRFVVVGPEIAAYRVSSRSFPNRKIIERDSALTVAPTEDAPETDNPYISYNCVRTADAAAVVGNGSHVDPITEKLELGYPARDALAESLLALDYEKDDYDTPRIAGTVGDDGAYVGIVRKDALLVREVSEPTLVATYGRDAPEAFDFAAETADEAAADAYELDFEHPVCAAGVARTDDGFEFAVENRN
- a CDS encoding metallophosphoesterase family protein, yielding MKVGVLSDIHSNRVAFEAVLDDMPDVDELVCAGDVVGYNPWPAECVEMVREREIPTVMGNHDRAVASGTAFRFNAMAKAGVEHARERLTDDQLDWLDGLPNERRLFDGRVKVVHGHPDDPDHYTMPSEFSPRLLGDEDVLVMGHTHVQHTERYAEGVVMNPGSVGQPRDGDPQAAYAVLDVDDLTVEERRVAYDINAVQSEVEAVGLPTRIGARLEDGK
- a CDS encoding ferredoxin; this translates as MRIEFDRDTCTGMFQCTAEWDAFEENRDDGKADLVDAEEEDDDVFVREVPEDAEFDAKMAARVCPVDAIRVYDDDGEQLVP
- a CDS encoding DUF7089 family protein, with the translated sequence MFEERSPSEEVAAVRESHAPEALVLDSGSDFETLAPERAEDLGLLVDALDPLTYPEEWLPEDAPELLRRFASTDFTVGMPGDGSVAWTRQTDPPVAFVKARVQGSPDDFVDFLIAEALVEIGTGLPEHFLGFFEDQYLALDAALPFDGGSVYQIAAALYDAYLGLHTREVFAGWDDDHPRLFAAWQDAGERIEPRLEGLPASMARDETDFADAAEFACAAVKHGLKLPAPFAALDTEAYRSHGPEYAVKWAEKTFA
- a CDS encoding MATE family efflux transporter, which codes for MLDDAKRRAQSVAFLFPVALARLGLLDREKGEEAFDLAVPVMVTGGMRTLLRVADFFMVGRALGDEAVAALELGFQYFFIPFGLSLALTSGTISVVSRFEGAGERAKANFAIKQSLWLALLLAVPMTAATWAYAEPMIDVLTDDARTIELGAIYLRIIMLSVSFRFWSMIAARALAGVGDTRTPMYVRLLTLPTNIFLNAVLIFGVGPFPELGVAGAAWGTAIANVLAAVIFTVALLSGRYSVRLRLGGKQWDWSIAGEIVRVGAPLAGTRLSRTLGRFPFLLVLTTLGTPVVAAYAIGRRVMLLALMPAWGYSTASSTLVGQSIGAGEDDEATEYGWQTLRIALVTQLLIGAALVAAARPVAVSFGTEHVEMTVTFVRVFGLGVAAFSVSRTMRGGLRGAGDTRWPFYGAFAGTYLFKLPVSLLAVAPGVVLFSVADWQFAPGLGWGLAAIYVSILGDMYLRAGVNVFRFWTGEWKRIARESDIGAGTEAD